Part of the Nicotiana sylvestris chromosome 2, ASM39365v2, whole genome shotgun sequence genome, GTGACACCAATGTTGTCAATTTGCCATCGCTGGAATTCTTCTGGTATGCCTTTATCCTCAGTGCACACAATGTAAACTCTCTTCACTGATCCAAACCGTTCATCTGTGAAATACTTGGCCTTCGATAGGTCTTCCATAAACAAAGAGCTTGGTCTCACCAATGATGATGCTAATGCAAGATCCTACCACATTACCAATTCCAATGTACGTTAGGCTGCTTTTATTTCCAATAACAGTTAATAGCATGATAATTTAGGAGATAAAAAGTACTAGTATGTGTTTCTAAAGAGTAGTAGGCTTACCTCAGGAGAGCATAGCTGGTAGAGCTTGTGAGCCAAGAACTTTGGGCCAAAAAACATGGATGTCAGTGGCTCTTCAGGGGAACCATATGGTAAAAACTGAGTATCCAACCAATTCTCGGCTGGCGTCCGCTCATTATACTACACAAAAATACATTAAAATTGGGTTAAATAAAGCAATCAAGTATTTATGGGCGTTGTTGCAAGTTCCAACGGTTAGTTATCAGCTAGATAACAACTAGTTTGACTCTATTAAATGTAAAATAATTTACAAGATAATAAGtaaacataaaaattatatttcaaaaaagaaaaaaaattcaaatcaaAATGATGGATATTACCTTCTGCTAATTTTTCCAACACTGATAAGTCATTTTTCAAAATTACTACAGCTGAAGATGACCAGAGAAGTGGATTGGCTAAATGGTCACGACAGTTCAGACTTATATAGAAGTAATAATTCAAACTTTACATGAATTTACCGCACCCATCAATAAAAGAATATTTTCTTGTTGTTgacaaataaaaaagaaaatagaagaaaagaataAGTTTTGCAGTGAGAAACGTGTCACTTTGTAAACGTTAAATGGGGTGCTCATAGTAATATTGATGATCCATGGAGGGTGATGGATCTCTTGTCTATTAAAGTATAAGTAAAGTCAGCAGCAATTGCTCAAGGAAAAAGACATTTTGTTAAAGAGTTGGGTGTCTTAATTTTCCCCAAAAAATAGAAAGCAACAGTTGGAGAAACGTGGAGAAATGAAGTAACGTTGAGTAGTTTTCCAGCTCAACTAGCATTGTTAAATTTCACAGACGCCAAAGATGCACTCAACATCACAATTCCCCATATATTAAAAGGCGTACTTACTAGGGGTGggcgttcggtatttcggtattcggtATTCGATTTATTAATTGTATATACCAAATACCGTACTAtaatatttcggtacggttcggtatttcttattttggttcggtacaatttcgatttaaactaaatcttcACTGTCTCCCCCTCCATTAACTAGCAAAATCTGGCGCCAACATTATTTTACCTTCAATTACTCTAATAGTAAAGATAGAAACTCTAAACTAATCAAAGATTAGATGATATGATTTATAGTTGTCTGTCTTCCAATGACTAGTTCATTTTGTACTAAGCCCATCAAATGACAATGTTACAGCAAATGAATATAAATTTTCAAATGTACTTGAGGCTGATAAATACtcagaaacaagaaaagaatgaTGACATTTTCTTAACATTATTTCAACAGATAGATGGTCCTTCCTATTTCGTTTTCCTTTCTGAACTGGGCCTTGTTCTTGTTTTTGGCCCATCACAGTTTTCAGTTTAGCACAATTATCTTCTGCTTCATAGTCCATTGCTTACTGAGATGTTGTAGCAGAGTTGAGTATAGTAACCAATCAGAACTAATAATGACAGGGACACCGAAATATTGATCTCACCTCATTAAACTATTTCGGTATATCGAAATACCGAAATATCAATAATCCAATACCGTATAccgtaccgaaataccgaaatttcTATACCAaaataaaccgaataccgaaaaaaccgaaaccgaaataccaaattaattcgaTTCGATTCGGAATTcgattttttggattttatgcccacccctagtaCTTGCAGAACGAGGGCAAATGGGGCAAGGTGCAGGAGTTTTGTGTTTCACCATAATAACCAAAATATTATTACTACGTACTATGGTCAAAGCTTAATATCTTAGAAGTGGCGATTGAATTTAGTTTTCATTTAACTTTTGAATACTCATCTTTTAGGGGGAAAATCACTATTATTGGAAAAGTTTTTTAGTAGTAGAAAATATAGGTGTTAAACGGGTGGGCCGGATCGGGTCGGGTTGCTATTTTTTGGACCCGTATGGGTTACGGCCCGGGTCGGTTACGGGTTGGGGCTTAACGGGTTTAACGGGTTCaggttcatccgggtaaaaattgaaccgtaaAGGTTACGGGTTAAGGGGGCCGGGCCGGGCCGagtttagtgtattttttttttttgtattttgtataactattgtaagttatattaatactttgtattaatttaaagattacaagttatattaatacaaaagtattaatataaattgcaagtgctacatttatttcaaaattcaaaattaaagtttgcatttaaaaagtaaattaacaaaaaatagtaaaactaaattttcatgcataataaattaacaatacttcaaattaatctaacaaactaaaacactAAGCATAAAatataaatacgtctaataattttaacataatacaaattgtcttaaaatcttaaatacgaatttcCGGAGGACGCTCAAAACAATACTTTATATGCCTCTTTAAACTGCCTGTGCCAGACTCTGAACAAAAATTTAAGACttgaccacagttcttgcactttactttctgaccttcttcattttcttctaccacctcaaagtgttgccaaacatatgagcgcactctagaagtacgagacatgatttaaattgaattgagatttgagaattgagaatttgagattgagacttgaaatcttgaaaattggagaatgagagaatgagagaaattgagattgagaaatgagagttgagtgaagaaatgaaaaagagggggggggggcatttatagttttagagaaggttaattttgtaaattgaaaaaaggttaaattttaaagaaaaaagaggctATTAATGCATCTAACCCGTTGGGCAACAGATCCCTGCAAGGTCTGACCATTGCCAACGGTTAGTGAGCCCCACTtaattcaaaaaaattaaaaaaaaacaaaaaaaaaggttgTACCGGCCCGGGCCGAGCCGGTTTAACcagtacacggtactgttcacgtggACCGGGTTTGACCGGTCCGGTTAACCGTTACCAAAATTTAAATGGACCAATCCCTTCTACCCCTCCTACCCAGCCCCACCCGGCCCCTATGTACCGGGCCGGTCCGGTTTCGGTTTtaaccggtctgggccggtccggTTACGGGTCAGCCCGACCCGTTAGACACCATTAGTAGAAAATCATAAAATTTTACGGGGCTAGAGTTTACATCTTTGCATTCATGATAGACTGTAGACTAGCTGTATAATTTGCCTATGTGCTCATACCAAAGTGATAAACCACATTACTCTATCTAGCCCCTAGCAAACATAAGGACACTACAAAGCCTCTCTTTTTCCCCTTACAGTGATAAGGGGCATTTTTCTTTTGAACAAATTAAAATTGCAATGCATTTTTATGGTTCACTAACCATAAATAGTACCCCAATCGGGTCATAGATCAATTTGCTTTTGGCACATCTattaaggaaatactaaattTTAGACGAAAATAattagtgtgactaaactacccttcatTAAATGTTGCACCATAATTATAGTAGTACTTACTTCTCTTCTTAAATGCgaggagtaaatgactttttaAGAATACATACGTAagggtaattttgaaaaaataaattaaatttttcttgattatataaatgaacacttatttaaaaaaaaaaagtaaattaatCAATGGGGGCTGCAGGGATTATTGACAATTGGATAAATCAACTTTTACCTTCTAAAGTAGCGGAAAACTTGTATGACAATTTCAAACTTACCCTATCCACATACATAGTGACAGATCTAGAGTCTAGACCAGACAAAAGGAGTTCAATATCATTAATAATTGGCGTAATACATACGGAGACACCTAAAGTTTGCACGATCTTTTACTTAGACACTTAAACTAGACCTCTTTCCAATTAGACACGTTTCTTAGGCAATTCCTATACCAATTAGACACGTTTTTTGCTGGCTTATTAATTAACCAAGCGCGTGTTCTGCAATCTCCGTCTACGTGGCAAAAGTAACCATTATAAATCGTGCCACATCATTTTATTTGTCCACCTCACTGTCCACCTCAGCTATATAGTGTTATTTCCACTAAAATACAGATAATGAAGTTTGAATTGGCCAAGTGTGGTACCGTGTCATCAACAGGAAAAGAATGAGCACAGGTATCGACAACAACAataggaggaagaagaaggcggAAGACGACGAGGTTGAAGAGCTGCTGCGGGCGGCAAAGGATGACGTATTCCTCAAGCTCAACCTCAATTCCCATATGGCTCGTGGTTCTTCCACCCAATTCATCGATCCAGATCTCGATCAGCGTTTCCGTGCCCTCAAATCCAAGCAAACCCCAAAACCAAAAACCATATTCCCCAACAACCATGTTCAACCTCTACAGCTTCCGATGTTAACTTGTTTCCCAGATTTGCAACTCTCAAAAGCTCCCTTCCCGCTTATTCTTCTTCGGCTAACCAAAAAGCTGCGGAGGAGAATGAAGAGGATGACGATGAAGTTGAAAAGGTGATTAAGTGGGCCATTGATGCTGCTAGGCTTGACCCTTCACCTCCCTCTGACACTGATGAAGATGAAAATAGTGAGGATGATGTCAACTAAGCGGAAATGATTTATGAGTGTGTGTGgtatcctttttgttttcttccaaTCACAAATACTCACCTTTTCGTTTTCGGCTGAATTTGAATCTGGTATGGGATTCGAAAGAAGAATAGCGATTTGAGTCGGAGAAGATGACGGAAAGTGGAGGAGGCAATGGTGAAAATGGTAGTggacataaagaagaagaaggaaataggaaaaacaaaaaaaaatctgttTTTTGGGCTTTTCACGCGCCCATATTGGGTGAAACTCACTTTATGTGCCAACTCAGCAAGAAGTGTTTAATTAGAACAAAGTTCATGTAACGTGCGTGCTCAATAGAAACTCTCTTAAGTTCAGGTGTCTAAATAAAAGATCGtgccaactttaagtgtctcTGTATGTATTACGCCTTAATAATTCCGTCTAACTAGGACCACATATTTGTAAGGGAAAAATCATACATGTATTATATGCATACATAATATATGCAAAATATATACTTTACCCATTAACCTTACACCCAAAATTCCATTATACACCGTATCATCGCGGACTTTTTACACATCCAACCTTTGTAGAGTGTGTCTAAGACATGCCACTTTGCCTACGTGGTCAATGCGTGTTTTTACCAACAAATGAAGCGCGTGAACATGAGAATTTTTATATCAGATgtcaagttttaatttttttaaactttAAAATAGGGTCAtctattttaaatttaaaataggGTCATCTTCTTCCTTGTTTAAAAAAATCACTAAACCTGCCATAGCTACTCCTTGATGCTTAGACCCACTCGATCTACTTTTTCTCAAGTAGACCCACCAAAATTTCTCATATCTCTCTTGTTGATTAGTCCTTAGCTTtgtcgatttttttttttggttgagaaATTGTAATTAGAATTCAAAAATTTGTAGCTCCAGCAACCATTAATACTAGGCTTAAATTTATGTacagaaaattctttttttctcCAGACTTGAGCTTTGCCATGGCTAAGTTAAATTTCTGAAAGggtgaaatttttaaaaaaaattccaacTATTAAAGCTTAGCTCAAGTTTTTCCAGATAAGCAcattctttgattttgttaatGGGTgagtttacaaataattattattaCTACCTCGTTTGCTTTAGTTGAAGGAATCGAAAGAGTACAAAAAGAAAATGAATGCTTTATGATGGCAGTTATGGTGGACaagatgaagaagatggggataTAATTGTAATTTTATGTACTATCTTTTTTATTATTAGTCAGTGACACGTGTCACGACTTTATTGGCGTGTGATAGTATACATGCTTTGAAAATCTAGGTAAGAAAAAAGTGGTGTGTCTTAGACACACTCTACGAAGGTTAGGTGTGTAAAAAATTATCCGTGGTGGAGAAATGTGTAACAAAGATTTGGGTACAAGATCCAtgggtaaactatgtattttgcCCGTAATACAATAATCATACatgtatatatgcatacataataTAATACACCCTCCATCTTATGTGTCGTGGTTTCCCAAAATTGTTATCTTAAATTATTAATTTGTCATTTTACCAGTTCAGAAAAATTAattctattttttctattttatccttagtactactccctccgttcacttttacttgggatgtatactaaaaatagattttcatttttaattgtcactttacgcatatcaagagaagacaattttttttcttgttatatccacagtatttattactcatttcaaattattttctcaaaaccaataaaatatgattaatatGGGTATAATGATAGATTAtacactttatttattatttttttaagggACATAAAAAGTTAAAACGtaccaagtaaaagtgaacggaaggAGCATTAATTATTCTTGAAGACTACAAATACCAACATTATTCAAATACCAATAAGTCAACTTATTTTCTTAAACACTTTATCATGATTACACAAATGCAATCAATAAACAACGGAGTACGAATTGCTTCAAATCCTAACAACTTCCACCATTGTATTATAAAGTCTATTCTTAAATAAAAATTCTGCTATTATGAAAATGAAAGGATATTTAAAGTAAATGGAGAAGGAAGTAAAAATTCATTTGATTGCTGAACATTCAACATATTCTTCAAGTTTTGTTAATTTAGTTTATCCTAGTTATTTGTTCAGATATTCTATGGAGTAAACTATTCCCACTCACATTTACTAGAAATTTAGACAATGCTATTGATAAAGATGACACATAAATTGAAAAAATATGCAATAAAGAAAGATTACATATTAAGACGTAAATAAGGGTAAAATAGTCAAATTTTCCTTCTAACTAGTTTTTTTAAGGGGTGTGTACAAAACAATTATGACTATAATTTGAGATGGAGAGAGTAATAAGTGAGATTCATTGACTCTTAAGTCTTGAATATTTTTCTGTCCGTGCGACTAATAAATATCATTATGCAATGACAATAATATGCAAGAATATAGTTACCTGTTCCAAAACAAAGGAGGAGTTGTGAACAGAATCAAGCATGAAAGCAGCCAAGAAAACAGCAGCATAGATCTTTTGTGGATACTTTTCCATAGCAAGTCCCAAATTCATACCACCAAGACTATGCCCCACTAATATAACCTTCTCATCTGCTGAAAGAGATTCCATCAACTCCATCAATGGCAAAGTATAATCATAAAGTGTGCGAAGCTCCTCTATTTTTCTCAAATCAGTGCCAGAAGCTGCTAAATCAAGGGCTGTAACCTTATGGCCTGCAGCTTCTAGCAGTGGCTTTAGCTTGTACCAACTCCAACCTCCATGGCATGCACCATGTACTAAAACAAAGTGTTTTCCTTccttcatttgaattttatgccTTGTTagtttcttttctttggtttagTGTCATGCCAAGAGAACTATTATAAGAAGGGCTATAGATAGTGGTTTGGTGGATATGGAAAATTTATAACAACCACCTGTCAAAATTACATCTGGCTATTAGTTAAATATCAATCTCATGGGCCTTTGATAGAATAGTCAACTAATTTTAGGGAATGGAGAGAGACATTGGAGAATTCTGATTTACCAAAATGATGTAGATCTAATCCTTTTAAAAATACTTTTGGTCTAACTTTCTTTTACTCCCTTCCGtcctttttatctttcatttgaGTTTTTGGCacatttattaagaaaatttattACGAATACATTTGTTTAAAGCCATAAAGGGTTTATATTATTTGTATCTCTTCCTTCAACGAGCAGCTTAATGACTATATATCTTCTTCAAGTAGTTAGGTGGAATtgaggaaaaaaaaaattaatgcaattttttattttctgaagtGACAAATATATCGAATCAAATTTTGTCGAGAAAAGGACCAAAGAGCAATGCAATTAGAAAGAAACCATTAGAGATTGGATGAAAGTCTACGGAGACCACTAAACTTTCTGATTACACTACTAGAAATCTGCCAAAATCCATCCAAAACCAGGGAAATCGGTAACCGAATTCGATCGGAAAGTATCTACATTGCTCGC contains:
- the LOC104216721 gene encoding salicylic acid-binding protein 2 encodes the protein MKEGKHFVLVHGACHGGWSWYKLKPLLEAAGHKVTALDLAASGTDLRKIEELRTLYDYTLPLMELMESLSADEKVILVGHSLGGMNLGLAMEKYPQKIYAAVFLAAFMLDSVHNSSFVLEQYNERTPAENWLDTQFLPYGSPEEPLTSMFFGPKFLAHKLYQLCSPEDLALASSLVRPSSLFMEDLSKAKYFTDERFGSVKRVYIVCTEDKGIPEEFQRWQIDNIGVTEAIEIKGADHMAMLCEPQKLCASLLEIAHKYN